The DNA segment TGAAGGTTATTGCCAGCTGGAACCTTCCAGCTTCTTCTTGGGTCTAACAGGAGTGAGAGTGCTTAGGGACCATGTCCCTAGCTGGGTGGCCACCTTTTGACTTGCCTGAGAGCTGGAGCAAAACACAGCTGTCCAACTTGTAAGGGTTGCAGGATATTTGGTAGACTTAAGCCTCCTACACAACACTTGcatgctctgccctggcactggACTTCCCACGTGTGCCCTGCACAGCCCTCTCTccagctggggctctgctgggcagctgaatCCCATGCCCAGTGGTGGACAGGGAGCCTGGCTGCAGTGGCAGACTGTGTCTAGCAGAGCCTTGTGATCAGGAGTCCCTGCCAAGAAGAGTTGCTCCCTAATGCATTCCTGAGGTTGTAGATGTGGGGAGGTAAGCAGTGAGGCGTGTTCCAATGTCAGTCCCAGCCTGAACTTGCTTGTTtcctctggagagaaggaaacagcCTGCCGACGGAAGTCTCTGTTTCAGCCAAGCTTGGAGCTTCAGCTAACACCCTTCAGAGACTGTTAGCTTCTCTTCCCCACGTGCTGTGCTTCTGCAGGAGAAGATGGCTTTTCAGTGTGACCTTTccagaacaaaaaaacaaactctcagagcagcagaattGTGTGTGGTGATAATGTTATGGGCCTGGGGAGAGCGTGATGCAGGAGAATGAGCCAAACTGAGGTGCAGCTGACTAATGTCCCAGGAAGATCTTCACCTGTCTGGgatttttctctgcagtttggtggtgttgggggCAGTAGGAAGATAAGGATACTTTCTTCTTTTACAGCTCATGTGCTgtttggagaataaatctgatgaggagtgactgagggaggtggggctggttagtttggaaaagaggaggctgaggggagacctcattactctctacaactacctgaaaggacattgtagagggGCTGGTgtgggtctcttctcacaggtaattagtgatagaacaagaaggaatggcctcaagctgtgactgggtaggtttagactggacattaggaaaaactttttcccagcaagagtggtcaggcattgaaatgggctgctcaggaaggtggttgagttactaaacctggatgtgtttaaaggtggtttggatgtggtgcttggagatatggtttaggggtgaaccttgtagagtagggttaatggttggacttggtggtcctgaggatcatttccaacctgaatgtttctgtgaatctgtgattctgttacccaaccctgtggctgctgctccatCCCATCCCTAGAATGGTGTCTAATTTGCCATAGGTTGCTCTTTCCAGGGAAATACAAAGGTTCTCACTTAAGTTTTGCTTATCATAAGAccggggagggagggagggacagcATGGTAATCTGGAGCATGGGGTTTtaatcctgctctgctggccaaATTCCATTCCGCCTCTCTAAattcctgcagctgccccactctgtgctgcctgtgtgGCATCCaccagctggcacagccctgcctcgAGTAGCAGCATTTCAGCCAcagggagagggacagggaggtaACCTCAAACCGTAAGGTGCTTTGTCAGATGGGTGCTGCGGGATGTGCTTTAAAGGTGACCTGCTGAATGAGGagccagcctgtcccctcccatcccatccctttGTAAGAGCAAAAGAGATCGTCCCCAGTCACCTCTCTTCAAAGTGTGGTTGGTGCCTTTGCTCCGCTGCCAGCCTTGCTGTGCAGCTCTCACCGTGGCTGCCAGGCCCTTTGCTTGCCTCCTGCGAAGCTGCTCTGTTGTGCTCCTGCTGAGGTAGCCTAAGCAGGTCAGCttaaactgctgctgctctcccagctccaaaaGTGAGACCTGGGAGAAGGATTTGCAGTTTCTGTTGCCTACAGCTGGGTAAGACAACAGGCAGTGTGAGTCTGTGAAATcactcctggctgctctgcacctcTTTACTGGCAACATCTCTTCACTTGTAATGCCTGTAGGTACACAGGGGGTGCAGCAAGCCTGTGGTGCCCCTCAGACCTGCAGACAGTGTCTCAGCATTCCCTCTGCAGGTGCACATTAGCTCTAGGAGAGACAACAGGCTAAGATGCCCACCCTTCCACGGCCCTTGCTGCCAGTTGCGGTGTTGTGGGAaaccagggctgctctcctctgtgCCCGTGGGTCTGGGGAAAACATGCTGATGTGGTGGGAAAGCTCCCACTGCCAGCTCTCCCTAAACATTAACTGCTCACCTGACGGTCACCAAGCCATGGAGAGCGAAGGCCAGCTGGGCTGAGTCACGCTCCTACACAGAGAGGGCATCTTGGAGGAGCAGGGTGCCAGCACAtgggcagccctgggagggAGCCTGGGGCAAGCCAGGTGGGTGCGCTGGCCTAGGAGTGGAGGCTGCTTGTGCACGGAGGGGTGGCTGGTGTTTGtgcagctgcccagctctgctggcttgaCGCTCCTTGTGCCCTGACTATTGCCTGGTCATCACTGGCAGCATCAGGAGTGTCCAGGCATGAGGTGAGACCGGGGTCCTGCCTGCCCCTTCCTtggtgcctgctgccagcctctcccAGCAAAAGAGAGCACCCGGGTGCCTCTTTCTGTCAAGTTTGCTGTGTTCCTGCATTCCTGATCCCTGGCAAAGCAGGagccactctgttcccagggagAGAAGGTGAGGATaagctgctgtgagcagcactTCTGCCCCACACCCACATGCTGGGTTCAGAGGCTGGCAGTATTGGAAATCTCTCATCTTACTGCTGGCTGCACTTGTCTGGTGCAAGCAAGGAGACTGAGGAGGGAGGGCAGAGAGGCCAAGCACCATGGCTGTAGGgatggctgcagctgggatgcTTGTGCTGTGCCCAAGCTGCTGGAACCCGCTGTGCCTAGAAGCTGCTTCCAGCTGTGCCCTCTGCTTGCTGTGCCTTTAACATTCTgtgggggaggagaggctgtgtagctgcttttctgcttaCCATCTCCTCCTCAGCACCATAAACATCCTAAAATGCCTCTGCCTTGCCCATGCTTCCCAGCAGCCtacctgctcctgttccagctgaTGAGAGCCTGATGCTGGGTCCTCACTTGCTGGAGCAAGCAAGATAGGGAGGCctggaaaagctgtggagaggcACCAGTGGTCAGCCAGACCTGGAGGTGGTTTCCTGCCCTGGAGCAGTGCTGTTGGCAGGAGGCCTTAGCTTCTCCCAGGAGCACGGGTAAGCCCTGCTTGGCCATTGCATCTGATGCCTCAACTGGACCACTTGTTTTGTGATAGATACCacagtgcagggacaggacagtcACAGAGCCTGCTCCTCATGTGCCCCTGGGTCCAGCAAGGGAGCCGAGGCAGGGTACCCCGAAGGGGGGTTCttttccctgccagagctgggtcGGACATAAAGGCGCTGCTGAGGTGCAACTGCCTGTTGTAACCAGGGCTCTGCAAGGGCAGGCAAGAGCTTCCTGAGTGGAAGCTAAATGTGTCTCCTGGGGCAGTGATTTCAGTGCTGCCTGGGTGGAGACccagcctaaccctgccctgcaggcCAGCGGCTGCCTTTGTAGGCACTGCTCTGTCTCTGGGAGGCAGGCCAGGGCTTGTGTTGCAGCTCGCCCTTGGGTTACAGGGTGGGGGGCAATTTGTGTTTCATCTAAACTGCTATGCAGGCAGACTGCATCCCaatccctctgcctgctgccggTGGTGGCCTCCTCCCACCACacccagtcttctccaggcaccTTTCAGCAGGCTTCCaccaaggcaggcaggagggcaggggctCCTCTTTGGCTCCAGCCCGGGGCAGCAGCTTGCTGCctttccccagccctggggccagGCTTGGGGGGAGCTGCAGGTAGATCCCATCTCGGCATAGTTAGCATTCCCAGCCCTGGCCTCCCGCTCCtcactcctgctgccaccccatgCCGCTCACTGCTGCTGCGctggccagggctgggggaCGCTGTCTCCTTCAGggagctctgggctgctggggcAAGCCTGGGGGATCGGGGACCAGCTCTTCTTTCCTTTGGCACGGTGGAGTTTACATCCTGTCCAGTGGGACCAGTGCTCAGGCAGATGGCAGCTGGTGTACCTTCTATCGGGGTAGCACGGAGCACACCTCACCCTCGCAGGACTTGCAGCCCCACTGTGCCAGCTAAGGGGAGGTGAGTTAGGTTCTGCTGCCTGCCGGAGCCCTCCCGAATCTCTCCGTGTGGATGAAAATTCCTGCACCTGCCCcgggaaaggaggaggcaggtGCTGGGTCGGGGGTAAATCATCCCCATGCTTTCCCTTTATCTTAGCAAAGGAGGGATTTTTGAGGTCTGGGAGCGggaagggggctggagggaaggtggGTGGCTTCCGATTTACTTTGGGCAACTCCGTGCCCCTGGCGCGGGGGGGCTCTTGAGCAGAAAGCGAATTTaatctcttgttttgtttgttctttcttcctccGAAAGGGCGGCCGGTGTGGGGGGAGCTCGGGTTTGAGAGCGGGAAGGAGCGGGGGGGGGGACGAGTCAGATCTGAAAGGGAGGAGTAAAGAGAGGACGGGGAACGGCAGCCccggagggagcagcagcagtgggctgCCAGtcggctggggaggaggagatgaaAGGCAGGTAAGGAAATGGTCTCCTGGGTGGCAGCTGAGTGGCCAGgtgaagagggggaaaaaggtgGCAGGAGGGGTGAGGGTGCTTCAGGGTGGGGAGTAGATACAGTCCTTGGATTCCTCCAGGATGGCTTTTGACAAGTGGCCTGCTGCTGGTCCCATCCTGTCCTCCAAATTTACCCTCCCAGTAGCGTACTCACACGCGGGCTAGGGGCAGGGTGCCAttccctgcagtgagggcccccCCCCAGAGGGGCCATTGCGGgaggtgggagcaggaggggtgctgctgtgtgctcccaccttcttgtcttcctttGTGCCAAAGTCCCTTTCCCATCCCTCAGTGCCAGCTGACCTTCCTCCTCTTGCCTCacccctgcctctcctgcctAGAGCTCAACACACAGTTTGGGGAATACCCAGGTCAGGCAGGAGGGGTGGAGATTGGCTTGTGGGacaggagacaggctggcagcagcgTGCAGAGGCCTCGCCAGGTCCAGCAtggcagggagaggaggcaTGTGGGCCTGGCATGCTCCATGTGTCAGGTCCCTCTTCCCTGCCATGCCTGTGCTTGGCCCACTCTGTAGAGTGGGAAAGCAGTGTGATGCCTGGCCTggcttgcagggagctgtggtgcCAGCAGGACCCCTTTTCTAGCAGAAAAAGGGGTGCATCCCCCAAGTGCTATGCCTGCTGCCACAAGGTCTCAGCTGCATGCCCCCAGTGGGGTTAGGGTGACCATGCCCCATCTCTTGCAGAGCCTGAGCCTGTTGCTGCAGATCCcttgctcctggccagctcGTTGCTCACCCTCAGCAGGCAATTCCTGCAGTGGGCAGGTGTTTGCCCTCTGGCCCTGGGGGCCGTCAGAGTGGTGTTCTCCCAAGCTGCCTGATTCAGCCCCCAAGTGCTGGCCCGGTGGCCCCACAGGCATCTGCACATCAATGGGCTGCAGTGGGGTCTGTGCTCCCGCAGGGTCTGCGCAGGGGGGAGCAGACCCTAATCCGCCTCAttcatccctgcagcagcttttgttGAGCTTCCAGATGttgtgctgagggcaggggcTCAGCcttgagctgcagcaggcaggcaggggtgcGGAGTGAGCCAGCCTGCTGGGGAAAGGTTGGTGTTCCCTTGCTTTGAGGAGGTCTCTGTCTGCTCAGGGCATCTGGCTCTTTGGGGTCCTGGGGAAGGGCCCCTTGGAGATGGGCTTTATGTCCCCACACTGAGTGCAGAAGCAAGGTGGGAGGCATGGTTGCTCTGCCCAGTGTCACCAGTGCCGAGGAATGAAGGTGGCACAGCATACGAGGCCAGGGCTGAGGTGGCAGGGCGAGGGGGTCCCCGGCATGCCTCACTGAGCCAGCCGAGCTGGGAAGTGAGTTTCACTGAAGCGTTTGGGATTTTTCCACCTAACTTTGTTGGGGCAGGTTGCTGTTAGCAGAGGTGGAGGCGTTTGGCTCGTGGCAGACCTGGGTCTGGGAATTCTCCCCCAGCCcgcaggctgggaaggagccaGCATGCCCAGCAGGGTTCCTTCCCTGGCTCCATGGgctgtgctctcacccagcCTGCTGCGTCCTTGACACCCCTGTCTCAAGAGCAGTCCTGGCCCCTTCTGCATGCAGAGGCAGTGGGGGAGGGACCTGTGCTCCCTCTTCAAGGGCAGGCTCCATTAACCACCCCGTGACCAGCCACCTGGTCTCCAACGTCTCTCCTCCCTGGTGAGATCTTCGTTCTCTCCCCTTGGCCTGTAGAATGGCAAGGAGCAAGGAACAGAGCTGGAGTGAAATCTCTTAgaggtctccttcctttctcttatGTTTGAGGGCCTTCTCAAGAgccatgtggccatggcatggtGGTGGGGCAGACCCTGCAGAGGTCCAGGTGCCCCAGCATGGGCAGGAGGGCTAGGAGAGGCTCTTACAGGAGACGTGAAGGGCTGCTGTACTTGCccaggcaggagaggagggaCATCCTGATGGGAGGTGTCAAGGCACCTGGGTATGGGCTCCAGGACTGTTGGTGACACCACTCTTGCCCCATACAGGCTCTAGGATGCTGGGGACAGCCGGGCTTGGGCTGCCCACCTGATCCTTGGTGCCTGTGTCCCACTGGCACACCATGTTGCGCTCCTGGCGTGTgaagctgaagctgctgctcgCCACGGTGACCCTGGCCATCCTCCTTTCCTGGCTCTACCTCTTCGTGGGCAGCCTCGAATGTGAGTGGACAAAAGAGTGTGGGCAGGGGAGGCTGCCACCTTGGAATGGCTGCTCTGTGGCCATGCAAGTCACTGCAGGGTGTACGAGCTCTGCATTTCCAGGAGTGTCACAGGGcacaggggagcagagctgtgaggtgGGCTGGGCACACGTCAGGCATGCTGGGATCCCTCAGCTGGGGCTCTGCCCCACCATCCACACCCAGTCATTCCCAGCTGAACTCTGCCTTGCTGTGCCCATGGCATGCCCTGTGCCTCCTCCGCAGATGGCcgcttcctcctgctgcccccctGCCTGGGTGAGCAGCCGAGCCGGGACGCGGAGCGGGAGGCGCTGGCCTCACGGGTGCGcagggtggaggaggagaacctgcaGCTCCGCCGCCAGCTGGGCCGGGCACAGGCGGAGGGCAGCGACAGCAGCCCGCAGTGGGGCACCTCCGCCCGGGATGGAGACCCTGCCAGGAGCCAGAGGAGGAACCGCACGGCCTGCCTCAAGCAGCGTGTGGTGCACAAGTGTGAGGTGGGTGATGGCACCAGGACAGTGGCAcggtgggtggggggtgtgggagGGGACCCTGCCTGAGCATGGCTGTGTGTGCCACCCACCTGGCACTGTGCCCTGGCCCATGCAGAGGCCTCATCCTGGTTCTCCATGGTGCTCAATGTGCCACAGCTGATGGATGAGGGTCTCTTGCttctccagagagggacacCAGACAGGAGGAGTGGCAGCCAGActcctggctcctgcttctGAGACAGAGGAATCCCACCTGTCTCTGGGGCTCCTTCCCTGGGGgtagggctggggctggagtctcctctcaTAGCACAACCCCAGgggagagctggcagagccctgaAGTGGGGGTGTCCAGCCTCAGAAAGGTGCTTCttgtctctgggcagctcctgcACGTTGCCATTGTGTGTGCTGGGCACAACGCGAGCCGGGATGTAGTCACACTGGTGAAATCCATCCTCTTCCACAGGTAATGGGGAGGTGCTGTGCCAGAGGCCCACTGGTTTGGGGTTCTCAGATGAACTGCTGCAATGTGGGAGGGGGGCTCTAAGGCCTTTCTCCACCTGTTATGCCATGGTTTAGAGGGCCAGAAGGGGATTTGGTTCTCCCAGATGGCTGATTTTTCTCAGTTTCTCCCCCGCAGCTGATGTCTctcccctggcagggctgggagggctgggggccacgtcttcttcttcctgctgcaatgctgagtgctgctgtgtttgccCTTGGCAGGAAAAATCCCCTCCACTTTCATTTCATCACGGACTCGGTGGCTCACCAGATCCTCCAGACCCTCTTTGAGTCCTGGATGGTGCCTTCTGTCCACGTCAGCTTCTATAACGCCGATGACTTGAAGGCAGGCACTTGTCTGTCCCTCCTTTGTTCCAACCCAGTGATCTGAGGGCAAGCAGCCCAGAGGGGAGAGTGGAAGGGGCTTTATTAACTGTTTTCCTGCTGGTCCCTTGCTCACCTGCTCCCCTTTCTGGGCTTGCTGATGCAGCTGAGAAGaggggcacagggctggtgctggagggaagggaaggcccTTTAGGGTAGCACTGCCTTGGTAGCAGAGCTGGGTTCTCCCCTGGGGTTCAGGTGGGGGTTGTGGtggctggaggaagaggcaAACCAGAGTGAGGGCAAAGGAGGAGATGCAGCGAGTGTGTGCTTGAAGGGCCTGGGGAGAGATGCGTGGCTGCTGATGGTGCAGCTGGAGATGCTGCTCCACAGCTTTGTTGTGCCTTTTTGCTGGCCTCTTCCTCGTGGGGTGCCGTGCCCAGCCCTGAGGCCATGTCTCCTTGCAGCCAGAGGTGTCGTGGATTCCCAACAAGCACTACTCTGGCATCTATGGGTTGATGAAGCTGACGCTTACCAAGGCACTGCCCTCCAACCTCTCCAAGGTCATCGTTTTGGACACTGACATCACCTTTGCCACTGACATTGCTGAGCTGTGGGCTGTCTTTGGGAAGTTTTCTGGTGAGGACGAGGTGCCTGTGGGGCCGTGACAGGGCCCTGGGTGCTGGGCTCAGGGTGGTAGTCCCCAGCCAGCACAGTGAAACCAGCACAGTGGATTTGCTTGGGCCCTCTGGACCTGCAGCAAGAGGTGCtgcatccctgtccctctgttTCCTCAGACAAGCAGGTGATTGGGCTGGTGGAGAACCAAAGCGACTGGtatttgggcaacctgtggaaGAACCACAAACCGTGGCCAGCCCTGGGACGTGGCTTCAACACTGGTAAGTGTGGGCCTCTGAGGTGGGCTCTATAGCCTCATGATGCATTGAGCTGGGGTAGCACTTggcacagaggggctgggggcaggctgaGGTGAGGCAGGAGGTGTTGGGCATGCATGGGGTCttgtggctgagctgaaagaagTCCCAGGGGCTGAAAGCAGACAGGCTGCTTTGCTCCAGCTCTCTAATGGGTGGGTGCTCCCTCGGTGACACAGAGTCCTCCTCCTTGGCACGTAGGGGtgatcctgctcctgctggaccgCCTGCGTCgcctgggctgggagcagatgtggCGGCTGACGGCGGAGCGGGAACTCATGAGCATGCTGTCCACCTCGCTGGCTGACCAGGTAACTCTCCTGCCTCCAGGgtggttcacaggatcacaggatgttaggggttggaaaggatcttcaagtccaacccccctgccagagcaggaccatagaatctagcacaggtcacactggaacacatctaGATGAGGctcgaaagtctccagaggagattccacaacctccctggggagcctgttccagtgctctgtgaccctcacagtgaggaagttcttcctcatgttgaggtggaacctcctgtgctggagtttatatcctttaccccttgtcttatcccagggtgcaactgagcagagcctgtcccctccctcttgacacccagccctcagatatttataaacattgatgaaatcccctctcagccttctccagactaaaaagccccagggctcccagcctctcctcatagggcacatgtcCTTAATCATTCTGGTAGCTCTTTGTTGGCCCCGCTGTGTTCCTGTAGCACTGCTGGCACGGAGGGGGACGTCCTGTCTTCTTTGTCCACCTGTGCACTCGCCTGTCTCTCCCCTAGGACATCTTTAATGCAGTGATcaagcaggacccagccctggtGTACCGGCTCCCCTGCTTCTGGAACGTGCAGCTGTCTGATCACACCCGCTCAGAGCAATGCTACACCGAGGTCTCGGATCTCAAGGTGGGTAGTTTTGAGACTGGGGAGGGCCCAAAGGACAGCACCTGCACTGGAGCCAGCCTGTGCCTTGGGGAGCActggatgctgttggcttccCCTCTGTGGAGTGACACATCGCTGTCCTCAGGTGATCCACTGGAACTCACCCAAGAAGTTGAGGGTGAAGAACAAGCATGTGGAATTCTTCCGCAACCTCTACCTGACCTTCCTGGAGTACGATGGGAACCTGCTGCGCAGGGAGCTCTTTGGCTGTGCCAGCCTCCCCAGCCCACCCAGCAACCAGGTGAGGGCGGCTGTAGCTCTGCCCCAGAGTGTGGGGCGGACAGAGACCTCATGCAGCCACCCTGgctcagcctggggctgctgctctccctcaccctcacggcattgcagctgcagcaggcactggaggAGCTGGACGAGGATGATCCCTGCTACGATTTCCGCCGGCAGCACCTCACGCAGCACCGCATCCACCTGTTCTTCCTGCAGTACGAGTTCCTGgcccttcccagccccaccGATGTCACCCTGGTGGCCCAGCTTTCCATGGACAGGTACctgctggtgggaggttggatcctgcctctgctcctctgggGTGGCTCCACAGCTTGGGAACTATCAGGAATCTTGACACACAGGTTCCTCGCCCTCACACAAGGTCTTTGTAGTGAGGAGCAATGCCCCAAGCTGGGAGGAGCGTTTCTTCTTACTcccctgtggtagttttaggctgtacctttaaaattttccacagatcttgaatagaaagtggtaaaatgtgactaaatcactattgggtgtaaaaaggaaaataatgataagttctaaacaatccattggGCATATAACAAACATAAGCTGGTAAtgaaaactctctctctcttttttggcttcctcactctgggagatactaactttgcactgtgctggc comes from the Indicator indicator isolate 239-I01 chromosome 4, UM_Iind_1.1, whole genome shotgun sequence genome and includes:
- the LARGE2 gene encoding xylosyl- and glucuronyltransferase LARGE2, coding for MLRSWRVKLKLLLATVTLAILLSWLYLFVGSLEYGRFLLLPPCLGEQPSRDAEREALASRVRRVEEENLQLRRQLGRAQAEGSDSSPQWGTSARDGDPARSQRRNRTACLKQRVVHKCELLHVAIVCAGHNASRDVVTLVKSILFHRKNPLHFHFITDSVAHQILQTLFESWMVPSVHVSFYNADDLKPEVSWIPNKHYSGIYGLMKLTLTKALPSNLSKVIVLDTDITFATDIAELWAVFGKFSDKQVIGLVENQSDWYLGNLWKNHKPWPALGRGFNTGVILLLLDRLRRLGWEQMWRLTAERELMSMLSTSLADQDIFNAVIKQDPALVYRLPCFWNVQLSDHTRSEQCYTEVSDLKVIHWNSPKKLRVKNKHVEFFRNLYLTFLEYDGNLLRRELFGCASLPSPPSNQLQQALEELDEDDPCYDFRRQHLTQHRIHLFFLQYEFLALPSPTDVTLVAQLSMDRLQMLEAICKHWAGPISLALYMSDAEAQQFLRYAQASEVLSARRNVAYHIVYKEGQFYPINLLRNVALANTQTPYVFLTDIDFLPMYGLYDYLRTSIQQLELPQRKAALIVPAFETLHYRLTFPKSKAELLSMLDMGSLYTFRYHVWPKGHAPTDYAKWRTATVPYRVAWQPDFEPYVVVRRDCPKYDQRFVGFGWNKVSHIMELDAQEYELLVLPNAFMIHMPHAPSFDISKFRLSAGYRGCLQTLREEFHQDLSRRYGAAALKYLTADRSL